A single window of Flagellimonas maritima DNA harbors:
- the trxA gene encoding thioredoxin, with translation MALEITDATFDEVVLKSDKPVVVDFWAAWCGPCRMVGPIIDEVSAEYEGKAVVGKVDVDANQQFAAKYGVRNIPTVLVFKDGEIVNRQVGVSPKKVYTDAIEAAL, from the coding sequence ATGGCACTAGAAATAACAGATGCAACTTTTGATGAAGTAGTACTTAAAAGCGACAAACCTGTCGTTGTAGACTTTTGGGCGGCTTGGTGTGGCCCTTGTAGAATGGTAGGACCTATCATTGATGAGGTGAGTGCTGAATACGAAGGAAAGGCCGTTGTTGGAAAAGTGGATGTAGATGCCAATCAACAATTTGCTGCCAAGTATGGTGTACGGAACATTCCTACTGTCCTTGTGTTCAAGGATGGAGAGATTGTAAATCGTCAAGTAGGTGTTTCTCCCAAGAAAGTGTATACAGATGCTATTGAAGCAGCATTATAG